The DNA segment ATCCCCAGCTACCGTTCTGAACAATCCTAATTTGATAAGCTGTCCATCAAAAATGCTCATCCCGGATTGCAAACGAGTTCCTTCCTCCTCGATCCGGCTCTCCAAATCGCTTTCCTGAGTCAAATCTATGACATCAAATGTGAAAAAGGCGCTGCTCGCATCAGCATTAATCTGTTTAATGCTCCCTGCATCATCTACGGTATACTTCATTCTTAAAGCATCATGATGCTGAATCAGTTCTGCAAATACCTGTCTTACCGTCCCCTCATTCCAGCCGTCAGGATTGTATAGCATGAATGCCTGATTGAAATGATGCGGGGCCGCCTGACCTGATTCAAAGAACCACTGTTGAATCGGCGTAAGCAGGACTTCCCCTTCAACGATTCCCTGCTCCTCAACAACCTGCTTCTGCTGAACATGAGGGGCCAACTCCGCAATCGTCGGATGATTAAATAGATGATGAATGTCTAACTTCAACTCATAGCGATGCAGGCGGGCCGCAATCTGAATCGCCTTGATGGAGTCTCCTCCCAGTTCGAAGAAGTTATCATGAATGCCGATCTGGCTAACACGCAGCACTTCCTGCCATACTTCCGCCAACGCCTGCTCCGTCGTATTCGTCGGCGCCGCATAGACGGTTCTCGCCCGGGCCTCCACATTCGGCTCCGGCAGAGCTTTTTTGTCCACTTTCCCGTTCGGTGTCAGCGGCAGCTCCTCCAGCTCAACAAAGTACGCTGGAATCATATAATCCGGCAGCGATCTACCCGCATGCTTGCGCAGATCACTCACCGTCCACTCCCCCTCGGTCAGCAGATACGCGCATAGCTGGGTTTGTCCCTGGTCATCGCGCACCGCTGTAACTACAGCCTCCGTGACAACTTCATGCTCCAGCAGACAGGCCTCAATCTCGCCCAGTTCGATCCGGTATCCCCTTACTTTCACCTGATCATCGATTCGACCCAGGAATTCTATGGAACCATCCGGCAGCCAGCGCGCCAAGTCCCCGGTACGATACATTTTCTCTCCGTGTGTAAATGGATGAGGTACGAATTTCTCTAAAGTCAGTTCCTCACGCTGCCAGTAGCCACGCGCTAGTCCGACGCCTGCAATGCAGAGCTCGCCCGCAACGCCAACAGGCTGTAAATGTCCGTCCTCGCTCAATATTAGAACCTGCTTATTCGCGATCGGAGTCCCAATCGTCAGCCGATCTGTACCTGGTTCGCATACCCCCAGTGTCGAACCCACTGTCGCTTCCGTCGGACCGTATGCATTAATAAAGCTGCGGCCGCTTCCCCATTGTTTCACTAGATCCGGTGAGCAGGACTCGCCTGCCGTAATGACCACTTTCAGATCCGGCAGTGGCTCCAGCGGGAGCGCACGCAGTACCGATGGCGGCAAGAGCATGGATTGAATTTTTCGCTCTCTTAGCCAAGCCACAAAGCCAGCCCCAGACAGCAGCAGTTCCTTGGATGCCATATGCAGGGTCGCACCCGTTAAAAGGGTAGGGAATATTTCACCGACCGAGGCATCGAAGCTAAATGAAGCGAATTGCAGCACATGTCCACCTGGCACGATGCCGTACGGCTCAGCAACCAGCGTGAAATTACAGACACCTTGATGCTCGATCATGACGCCTTTAGGCTGACCTGTTGAGCCGGATGTATAGATCATGTAGGCCAGGTCCCGAGCATCGTTAACAGGATCGGGATCGGTTACAGGCTCTGCACCTCCAATAACAGCCTCCAGGTTAACCCGTCCTCCAGTAAATTCGGCAGGCACGGCATACGTGCTGCGGGTCAGGAGCAACGAAACCCCACTGTCCGCCAATATATACTGCTGCCGTTCCTCTGGATATTCAGGATCAATTGGCACGTAAGCTCCCCCAGCCTTTAAGACCCCTAACAGGGCAATCACGGTCTGGATCGAGCGATCTGCCATAATCCCGACGAATTGATCACGTGCTATCCCCTTCTTCCGGAGATAATGGGCGACTTGGTTCGCACGTTCGTTCAGCTCTTGGTACGTTAGCGACTCTTCCTCCTGAGCGATTGCGATTCGATCCGGATGTTCACGAACCTGCTGCTCGAATAGTCCATGGATCGTCTGATCATGCGGATAATCCGTCTTTGTATCATTGAAGTGATCCATGATTAGATTCACTTCTGACGATGTCGCAAGTTCTATTTCCGCAAGTGTCAAAGATGGCTGATCAATGACTTGCTGCAAGATATGCAGTAAATGCTGTCCCATACGCCGTATAGTTTCTTTCTTGTATAAACTCGTACTATACTCCACAGAAATATGAAGATTCTTGTCTTCTACCATCGACCAGGTCAGGTCAAACTTGGCGTTCGTCCATTCAAAGTCATAGGGCTTGAGGGTCATTCCCTCCAACTCCATAGTTGACAAGTCCAAATTTTGCAGCACGAACATCGTATCGAATAGCGGATGCCTGCTTAGGTTGCGCGGCAAGCTCAGCTGTTCAACCAGCTCCTCAAACGGATAATCCGCATGCGCATAGGCTTGCAATACCTGCTCCTTGACCTGAGCTAAATACTCTTCAAACGTCAGCTCGCTCGCCGGCTGAGTACGGATCGCCAAGGTGTTAACGAACATCCCCACGATGCCTTCCAGATCCGCATGCGGTCTGCCGGCAATCGGTGTTCCCGTTATAATATCTTCTTGTCCCGTATATTTAGATAGCAGCACCTGATAGACAGCCAGCAGGGTCATATACAGTGTCGTTCCACGCTCGGCAGATAACCGCTTGGCGGATTCTAATAGATCCGCAGCGATCTCCATATGCCAGGCGTCTCCCTCAGACTGTTGCACTGCAGGTCTCGGTTCGTCCGTCGGCAGCTCCAGCACTGGCAGCTCTCCAGCATAGCGATTCAGCCAGTACTCCTCCTGCTGTTGGAGACGGGCCGCCTGCTCCCCGCTTTGCTGCCATAGGGCATAATCCTTGTATTGGATGCGAAGCGGCGGCAGCTCGGCTCCTTCGTAAAGGGCGCTCAAGTCCTGGAACAACACGCCAGTGGATACTCCATCTGAAATAATATGATGCATATCCAGCATCAGCACATGACGCTCCGCCTCCACCTGCACAAGCTCCGCACGGAACAGCGGCGCGATTTCCAAGTCAAACGGAGCTATGAACAACCGTGCCTTCTCATCCATCGCTGATTCCGCCGCTTCCGATCGTTCCATATCCCATGCGATCTCATCATACTCATGCACCCGCTGCATGAGCTGATCCCCGATCATATGGAACGAGGTGCGCAATGACTCATGGCGCGATACCAGGCCCTGCAGCGCAGCACGAAGCCGATCCGCATCCAGTGCTCCCTCAATATTCAGCATAAACGGCATATTGTACGCCGTCGTATGCTTGTCACGGATTTGCTGAACCGCGTACATCCGCCGCTGCGCATACGATGCCGGATAGAACTCCTGCTCTGGCGCACGTTCAATGGCCGTATACGCCGCCGAATCGCCACCCTGCCCTTGCATTTCCTGTAGCCTTTGCCCCAGCTCCTGCACGGTCGGATGGGTAAAAATATCCCGCAGCGGGATTTCCACGCCCAGCTCTTTGTGGATACGCGCTGCCAGCGTCATCGCTTTGAGCGAATGGCCGCCGTGTTCGAAGAAGGAGTCCTGCGTACCGACTACTTCTACCCCAAGCACCTCGCCAAACAGAGCCGCCAGCTGCTCCTCCAGCTCATTGGCTGGCGCCACATACACCCCGTCCAATTGCTGCTCCGGTTCAGGCAAGGCCCGCTTGTCCACCTTGCCGTTCGATGTCAGCGGCAGCTGCGCCAAGCCGGTAAACGAGGTCGGAATCATATATTCCGGTAAGCTTGTGGCTAGATGACGACGCAGCTCCGCCGCGGTCCAGGCCCCGTCGGTCACGACATAAGCGCATAGACTCGAATGGCCCTGATCGTCCTGCCGCGCAATCAATACCGTCTCCCGCACGACCGGGTGCTCCAGCAGCTTCGCCTCGATCTCGCCCAGTTCGATACGATGACCCCGAATCTTCACCTGCTGATCGATGCGTCCCAGATACTCGATCGTTCCCTCCGGCAGCCAGCGCGCCAGATCTCCCGTCCGGTACATCATCGTGCCGGGCTCCCAAGGATTTGGCACGAACCGCTCCGCCGTCAACTCGGGTTGGTTCAGGTAGCCTCGCGCTACCCCATCGCCGCCAAGCCACAGCTCTCCGGCCACACCCAAGGGCTGAAGAGCCCCCTCCTGGTTGAGAATGTAAGCCGTCGTATTGTGAATCGGCCGGCCAATCGGCAGCGTATAGCTGTCCTCCTCCAGCTGTCCCACCTCATAAGACGTGGCGAATACCGTCGTCTCCGTTGGGCCGTAAACATGAATAATGCGTTCTGGGCCTAAACGCTTTACAGCCCGCTGAACATGACGAACCGATACGAGTTCGCCGCCGAACAAAATTTTGCGTGTATGTTCCAGACAGCTCAAATCCAGATCCACCAGCGTGTTGAACAGAGCCGTTGTCATAAAGGCTACACTCACGCTCTCTTCCCGCAGCAGCTGACCGAGCTTCCGAATATCCAGCACCGTTTCCCGGTCAGCCAGAATCAAGGTCGCTCCGTGCAGCAGCGCACCGAAGATGTCAAAGACAGAGCCATCAAAGGCATAGTTGGATAATTGCAGCAGCCGGTCCTCCGGCGTAAGTTCCAAATAGCCGTTGTTCATGATCGTCTTGACGACGTTCTGGTGGGTGGTCATCACGCCCTTCGGCTGCCCGGTTGAGCCCGAGGTATAGATGACATACGCCAGATTGCCAGGCTGTGCAGCCGGGGTCAGATTGTGCTCCAGCTCGCCCAGCAGCGGCTCTTCTCCCATGATGAGCGTCTCGCCTGTATAGCTGTATTCCTCCCGCAAAAGCCCGGGATGCTGAGCGATTAAAAGCGAGGCTTCGCTATCCCGCAGCATATGAGCTACACGTTCAGCCGGATACGAGGGGTCAATCGGCAGATAGGCGCCGCCCGCCTTCAGAATCGCCAGAATAGCTAGGATCATCTCCGGCGAACGCTCGGTAATCAGGCCGACGGCCTGATCCGGCCTTACGCCCTTCCTGCGAAGCTCCTGTGCCCACTGGTTCGCCCGGGCATTTAGCTCACGGTAGGTCAAGCGATCTTCCCCCATGACCAAAGCCAGCTTCTCGGGATATTTCGCCGCCTGCTCCTCGAATAGACCAGATAACGTGCCATCCTGCGGATAGTCCATTTTTGTAGTATTAAAACTATTTAGCAGCTTTATATCAGACGCTGTTGCCAATTGCAGTTCAGAAATACGGCGCTCAGAATTAGCAATAATTTGGTTAATCAGGTGAACAAAATGTCCGACCATTCGTTCAATGGTCTGTTCATTGAACAGGCTTGTACTATATTCTACTGAAAATTCAAGCGTCTCCGATTCAATGGCTGCCCAGGTTAGATCGAATTTAGAGGTGTCTGTCTCTGCATCCACGAGAGTAATCTTCAATTCTGAAATGTCCGGGAGAGCAGACTCCACATTTTGAAGTACCAGAACGGTATCAAACAAAGGATGACGACTTAAATCACGCCGTACTCCCAGCTTATCTACAAGCTCCTCGAACGGATAATCGGCATTTGCCTGAGAGTGAATGATCTGCTGCTTCACGTGGGCAAGAAACTCTTTGAACGTCATATTTTCTTCTGATCGGGTACGGATCGCAATTGTATTAACAAACATGCCCACAATAGGCTGCAAGTCCGAATGTGGACGTCCAGCAACAGGTGAGCCGACAATGATGTCCTCCTGTCCCGTATATTTGGAGAGCATGATATGAAAAACAGCTCTCATCCACATAAAGGTAGTAGTGTTCTCATTCATTACGCTGTGTTTGATTTTGTTCCACAGTATCTTGTCCAGCTTAAAATGATACAGGCTTCCCTTAGAGTCCTGTACTGCGGGACGTGGTCTATCCGTTGCAATATCGATCACTGGCAGCTCGCCAGACAGCTCATTCAGCCAGTACTCCTCCTGCTGTTGGAGACGGGCCGCCTGCTCCCCGCTTTGCTGCCATATGGCGTAATCCTTGTATTGGATGCGAAGCGGCGGCAGCTCGGCTCCTTCGTAAAGGGCGCTCAAGTCCTGGAACAACACGCCAGTGGATACTCCATCTGAAATAATATGATGCATATCCAGCATCAGCACATGACGCTCCGCCTCCACCTGCACAAGCTCCGCACGGAACAGCGGCGCGATTTCCAAGTCAAACGGAGCTATGAACAACCGTGCCTTCTCATCCACCGCTGATTCCGCCGCTTCCGATCGTTCCATATCCCATGCGATCTCATCATACTCATGCACCCGCTGCATGAGCTGTTCCCCGATCATATGAAACGAGGTGCGCAATGACTCATGGCGCAATACCAGGCCCTGCAGTGCGGCGCGAAGCCGATCCGCATCCAGTGCTCCCTCAATATTCAGCATAAACGGCATATTGTACGCCGTCGTATGCTTGTCGCGGATTTGCTGAACCGCGTACATCCGCCGCTGCGCATACGATGCCGGATAGAACTCCTGCTCTGGCGCACGTTCAATGGCCGTATACGCCGCCGCAGCGCCACCCTGTCCCTGCATGTCCTGTAGCCTTTGCCCCAGCTCCTGCACAGTCGGATGGGTAAAAATATCCCGCAGCGGGATTTCCACGCCCAGCTCTTTGTGGATACGCGCTGCCAGCGTCATCGCTTTGAGCGAATGACCGCCGTGTTCGAAGAAGGAGTCCTGCGTACCGACTACTTCTACCCCAAGCACCTCGCCAAACAGAGTCGCCAGCTGCTCCTCCAGCTCATTGGCTGGCGCCACATACACCCCGTCCAATTGCTGCTCTGGTTCAGGCAAGGCCCGCTTGTCCACCTTGCCGTTCGGTGTCAGCGGCAGCTGCGGTAAACCAGTAAACGAGGTCGGAATCATATACTCCGGTAAGCTTGAGGCCAGATGACGACGCAGCTCCGCCGCGGTCCAGTCCCCGTCGGTCACGACATAAGCGCATAGACTCGAATGACCCTGATCGTCCTGCCGCGCAATCAATACCGTCTCCCGCACGACCGGATGCTCCAGCAGCTTCGCCTCGATCTCGCCCAGTTCGATACGATGACCCCGAATCTTCACCTGCTGATCGATGCGTCCCAGGTATTCAATCGTTCCCTCCGGCAGCCAGCGCGCCAGATCTCCCGTCCGGTACATCATCGTGCCGGGCTCCCAAGGATTGGGCACGAACCGCTCCGCCGTCAACTCGGGTTGGTTCAGGTAGCCTCGGGCTACCCCATCGCCGCTCACACATAACTCGCCGGCCACACCGATCGGCTGCAAGCGTCCCGCCGCATCCACAATGTGAATCGCCGTATTGTTCAGCGGCCGACCGATCGGAACTATGCCACTCTCATGTACACTTTGATCCACCGTCCAGGTCGCCGCAAACACCGTCGTTTCCGTTGGTCCATATCCGTTGACCAGCCGCCCTTCCCCCAGCTTGTCCAGCGCCTTCTGTACATGCTTAACCGAGGCCTGCTCTCCCCCAAATACCAGCTTGCGCAGACGCTCCAGTCCCTCTAGATCCAAATCGACGAGCGTATTAAATAACGCGGTGGTCATAAAGGTCACCGTAATCCCTTCCTTACGGATGAGATGAACCAGCTTCGATGGATCCAGCATCTCCTCACGGGAAACCAGCACGAGGGTTGCTCCATGCATGAGCGCTTCGTAAATATCAAAAGTCGATCCGTCAAAGGCGTAGTTAGACAATTGCAGCAAACGATCCTCCGGTGTAATGTCCAGATAACCGTTATTTACAACCGTTCTAACGACATTCCGATGCGTTGTCATCACGCCCTTCGGCTGACCTGTAGAGCCCGAGGTGTACATGACATAAGCCAGATTCCCTGACTGTGCAACTGGGGCCGGGTTTTGCTCCAGCTCGCCCAGCAGCGGCTCTTCTCCCATGATGAGCGTCTCGCCTGTATAGCTGTATTCCTCCCGCACAAGTCCGGGATGCTGAGCGATTAAAAGTGAAGCTTCGCTATCCCGCAGCATATGGGCTACACGTTCAGCCGGATGCGAAGGGTCAATCGGCAGATAGGCGCCGCCCGCCTTCAGAATCGCCAGAATAGCTAGGATCATCTCTGGCGAACGCTCGGTGATCAGGCCGACGGCTTGATCCGGCTTTACGCCCTTCCTGCGAAGCTCCTGTGCCCACTGGTTCGCACGGGCATTTAGCTCACGATAGGTCAGGCGATCTTCCCCCATGACCAAAGCCAGCTTCTCGGGATATTTCGCCGCCCGCTCCTCAAATAGACTAGATAACGTGCGATCCTGCGGATAGTCGGCATATGTATTGTTAAATTTATGCAGTAACTGCTCACGCTCAGAATAGGTCAAGATATCAATATCCTGGATTCGAATTGCTGGATGACTAGTAACTGTTTCAGCAATTTTTAACACGTGAGCCACAACATTTTGTATAAACTCGTAGGAATAAACGAGCGAATTGAAGAGGATCTTTATAATGGATTCTTCTCCGATTTGAGCTTGAACACTTAAATCATAGTTCGTTCGTTCATGATTGTTCTCCGTCCATTGAATCGAAAATCCTAGTTCACTCGTATAACTGCTCTCTTCGAATTGCTTAACATCTATTTGATAGTTTTCGAACGCGAAAACATGATCAATAACATCGCCAATCCCCGATTGAATTTCAGCCAAAGATACATAATCATAAGGCTCTGACGACAGTGCCTGTTTCTGTACCTTAGCAATCAGCGTCTCAAACGTTTCATTTTCATCTGATTTTATGCGCACAGGGATCGTGTTAATAAACAGGCCGACGATGTCCTCCACATCCGGTACGGCCGCTGGCCTTCCGGAGACGACGGCGCCGAAAGCAACGTCATTTGTATCATTATATTTTTGTAAAAGAACCCCCCATATAGTTTGGAACACCGTATTCACCGTAACACGATGCTGTTTAGCGAAAGATACGAGTCTTTCTGCGATGTTCCGATCCAAATGAACGATATGCTGACCATGTTCGTAATCCTGACGATTTGATCTCGTCAGCTGTTCGGGTAAACCAGTCTTCTTCTCATAGCCATTCATTATAGTTTGCTGCCAAAACTCCTTCGCCGCCTGCATATCCTGCTTCTCCAGCCAGCGAATATGTCTACTGTACGGGACACCTTCTTGAATCGAAACGGGCATTCCCTTTAGAACATTTTTATAAATATCAAACAGATCATTCAAAATAATGCCCAAGCACCAACCGTCCATCAAAATATGGTGGTTACTGATAATAAACTGGTATTGATGGGTTGAATTCTGAAACAAAGCGAACCGGATCAGCAGATCCCGAGAAAGGTCGAAACCTTTCTCGCGGTCTGCCTCTACAAACCTTTGAATATAAGTATCCTGATCCTCCGGCTGCATATGAGAAATATCCTCGTAATGCATCTTTATGCTGCGTTCCTTAAGCACAATTTGAACGGGTTCCTTCATTTTCCGGTAACGAAAAATAGTTCGCAGACTATGGTGCTTTTGAATCAGCAGATTGCAGGCCTGCTCCAAACACTCAGGATTAACCGTCCCGTCTAAAATAAACACCAGTTGATCAAAATATGCCTGATCCTTCTCATTCTTGATGTGATGAAACAAAATTCCTTTTTGCAATGGAGATAATTTATACATATCTTGGACATTTTCTCTGCTCAACATTATCAAATCACCCCAGACTATTTGTAAATCCGCTCTTCTTCAAGGTCATCAAAAATATCGTTAAGCTCTTCAAGCGTCAGATCGCTCATAGTAAGATCCTCAAGTGCTAAACCTGAATCCAAATCCGCCTGGCAATGCTCAATGATACGAACTAAGTAGTCCTGGTAATACTGGACTAACTGTTCCATTTTTGATGTAGAAAACAGAGCAGCGTTGCAGCCAAAACGCATCAGCAAATGGCCTTCAGCAACAATTCCGTTAATATCAAGCAGCATTGGGCTACTGTTTCTAAGCCCGATCGGCTCCCCCATTAGCGGTGAACCGTCAGCATCTTCCGAATCAAAGGTACCTAGGTAATTGAAACTAATCTCTGGCTCGATGTTTAAGGGGTACCCTGCCAGGTATTTGAGGATGCCATAACCGATTCC comes from the Paenibacillus lentus genome and includes:
- a CDS encoding non-ribosomal peptide synthase/polyketide synthase, whose amino-acid sequence is MLSRENVQDMYKLSPLQKGILFHHIKNEKDQAYFDQLVFILDGTVNPECLEQACNLLIQKHHSLRTIFRYRKMKEPVQIVLKERSIKMHYEDISHMQPEDQDTYIQRFVEADREKGFDLSRDLLIRFALFQNSTHQYQFIISNHHILMDGWCLGIILNDLFDIYKNVLKGMPVSIQEGVPYSRHIRWLEKQDMQAAKEFWQQTIMNGYEKKTGLPEQLTRSNRQDYEHGQHIVHLDRNIAERLVSFAKQHRVTVNTVFQTIWGVLLQKYNDTNDVAFGAVVSGRPAAVPDVEDIVGLFINTIPVRIKSDENETFETLIAKVQKQALSSEPYDYVSLAEIQSGIGDVIDHVFAFENYQIDVKQFEESSYTSELGFSIQWTENNHERTNYDLSVQAQIGEESIIKILFNSLVYSYEFIQNVVAHVLKIAETVTSHPAIRIQDIDILTYSEREQLLHKFNNTYADYPQDRTLSSLFEERAAKYPEKLALVMGEDRLTYRELNARANQWAQELRRKGVKPDQAVGLITERSPEMILAILAILKAGGAYLPIDPSHPAERVAHMLRDSEASLLIAQHPGLVREEYSYTGETLIMGEEPLLGELEQNPAPVAQSGNLAYVMYTSGSTGQPKGVMTTHRNVVRTVVNNGYLDITPEDRLLQLSNYAFDGSTFDIYEALMHGATLVLVSREEMLDPSKLVHLIRKEGITVTFMTTALFNTLVDLDLEGLERLRKLVFGGEQASVKHVQKALDKLGEGRLVNGYGPTETTVFAATWTVDQSVHESGIVPIGRPLNNTAIHIVDAAGRLQPIGVAGELCVSGDGVARGYLNQPELTAERFVPNPWEPGTMMYRTGDLARWLPEGTIEYLGRIDQQVKIRGHRIELGEIEAKLLEHPVVRETVLIARQDDQGHSSLCAYVVTDGDWTAAELRRHLASSLPEYMIPTSFTGLPQLPLTPNGKVDKRALPEPEQQLDGVYVAPANELEEQLATLFGEVLGVEVVGTQDSFFEHGGHSLKAMTLAARIHKELGVEIPLRDIFTHPTVQELGQRLQDMQGQGGAAAAYTAIERAPEQEFYPASYAQRRMYAVQQIRDKHTTAYNMPFMLNIEGALDADRLRAALQGLVLRHESLRTSFHMIGEQLMQRVHEYDEIAWDMERSEAAESAVDEKARLFIAPFDLEIAPLFRAELVQVEAERHVLMLDMHHIISDGVSTGVLFQDLSALYEGAELPPLRIQYKDYAIWQQSGEQAARLQQQEEYWLNELSGELPVIDIATDRPRPAVQDSKGSLYHFKLDKILWNKIKHSVMNENTTTFMWMRAVFHIMLSKYTGQEDIIVGSPVAGRPHSDLQPIVGMFVNTIAIRTRSEENMTFKEFLAHVKQQIIHSQANADYPFEELVDKLGVRRDLSRHPLFDTVLVLQNVESALPDISELKITLVDAETDTSKFDLTWAAIESETLEFSVEYSTSLFNEQTIERMVGHFVHLINQIIANSERRISELQLATASDIKLLNSFNTTKMDYPQDGTLSGLFEEQAAKYPEKLALVMGEDRLTYRELNARANQWAQELRRKGVRPDQAVGLITERSPEMILAILAILKAGGAYLPIDPSYPAERVAHMLRDSEASLLIAQHPGLLREEYSYTGETLIMGEEPLLGELEHNLTPAAQPGNLAYVIYTSGSTGQPKGVMTTHQNVVKTIMNNGYLELTPEDRLLQLSNYAFDGSVFDIFGALLHGATLILADRETVLDIRKLGQLLREESVSVAFMTTALFNTLVDLDLSCLEHTRKILFGGELVSVRHVQRAVKRLGPERIIHVYGPTETTVFATSYEVGQLEEDSYTLPIGRPIHNTTAYILNQEGALQPLGVAGELWLGGDGVARGYLNQPELTAERFVPNPWEPGTMMYRTGDLARWLPEGTIEYLGRIDQQVKIRGHRIELGEIEAKLLEHPVVRETVLIARQDDQGHSSLCAYVVTDGAWTAAELRRHLATSLPEYMIPTSFTGLAQLPLTSNGKVDKRALPEPEQQLDGVYVAPANELEEQLAALFGEVLGVEVVGTQDSFFEHGGHSLKAMTLAARIHKELGVEIPLRDIFTHPTVQELGQRLQEMQGQGGDSAAYTAIERAPEQEFYPASYAQRRMYAVQQIRDKHTTAYNMPFMLNIEGALDADRLRAALQGLVSRHESLRTSFHMIGDQLMQRVHEYDEIAWDMERSEAAESAMDEKARLFIAPFDLEIAPLFRAELVQVEAERHVLMLDMHHIISDGVSTGVLFQDLSALYEGAELPPLRIQYKDYALWQQSGEQAARLQQQEEYWLNRYAGELPVLELPTDEPRPAVQQSEGDAWHMEIAADLLESAKRLSAERGTTLYMTLLAVYQVLLSKYTGQEDIITGTPIAGRPHADLEGIVGMFVNTLAIRTQPASELTFEEYLAQVKEQVLQAYAHADYPFEELVEQLSLPRNLSRHPLFDTMFVLQNLDLSTMELEGMTLKPYDFEWTNAKFDLTWSMVEDKNLHISVEYSTSLYKKETIRRMGQHLLHILQQVIDQPSLTLAEIELATSSEVNLIMDHFNDTKTDYPHDQTIHGLFEQQVREHPDRIAIAQEEESLTYQELNERANQVAHYLRKKGIARDQFVGIMADRSIQTVIALLGVLKAGGAYVPIDPEYPEERQQYILADSGVSLLLTRSTYAVPAEFTGGRVNLEAVIGGAEPVTDPDPVNDARDLAYMIYTSGSTGQPKGVMIEHQGVCNFTLVAEPYGIVPGGHVLQFASFSFDASVGEIFPTLLTGATLHMASKELLLSGAGFVAWLRERKIQSMLLPPSVLRALPLEPLPDLKVVITAGESCSPDLVKQWGSGRSFINAYGPTEATVGSTLGVCEPGTDRLTIGTPIANKQVLILSEDGHLQPVGVAGELCIAGVGLARGYWQREELTLEKFVPHPFTHGEKMYRTGDLARWLPDGSIEFLGRIDDQVKVRGYRIELGEIEACLLEHEVVTEAVVTAVRDDQGQTQLCAYLLTEGEWTVSDLRKHAGRSLPDYMIPAYFVELEELPLTPNGKVDKKALPEPNVEARARTVYAAPTNTTEQALAEVWQEVLRVSQIGIHDNFFELGGDSIKAIQIAARLHRYELKLDIHHLFNHPTIAELAPHVQQKQVVEEQGIVEGEVLLTPIQQWFFESGQAAPHHFNQAFMLYNPDGWNEGTVRQVFAELIQHHDALRMKYTVDDAGSIKQINADASSAFFTFDVIDLTQESDLESRIEEEGTRLQSGMSIFDGQLIKLGLFRTVAGDHLMIAIHHLIIDGVSWRILLEDLVDGYKQASVGERIVLPPKTTSYQIWSRKLREYAQSGRLQKQKAYWHEQQQAIDQSLVRDTVDTQGVHGFANSSSVQTSLSEADTRNLLMNTYQAYSTEINDLLIAALALAVKDWTLQTNVAVTLEGHGRESVMDKGIDLTRTVGWFTTIYPIVLDVTSTDLPQVIKNVKETLRSIPDKGFGHSVLRYLDNDETLKNGARPQIGFNYLGQFDQQMTEGISLSPYSLGKSIGDANHYQHPIEISGVTIGNELKLEIAYDGLQYDKQAILLFAGYLKKRLLQIIEVCMNKQQTEYTPSDFSIQSLTQQELNYIYQVIRPDAITDIVELSPLQTGMFFHTLKDTDGTVYFEQSLFELQGTVDPEAMEAALHALMQKHEILRSNFVYENLNQPVQVILNEKRAEFHYEDLCDLNEQEISSTIGSYRQKDKKRGFDFAKDALIRFALFKTGSGKYTLLWSHHHILLDGWCFGVVLNDLFDMYAEWKNSKQISFDSATPYREYIKWLQLQDQDEATAYWKSSLNGFEQITMLPQLHTEQVQGYKSAEWVCQLDAETTEKMSQLAGKYRVTLNTLFQTLWAILLQRYNDTDDVVFGTVVSGRSAEINNVESIVGLFINTIPVRIQKQKEQSFSELLEVVQRSAMESEKYDYLALADIQSVTLGSNPLFNHIVIFENYPFDSDKADNWSEQLGFTIDSFSAEEQTNYDLNVIVAPGHEMIIKFQYNMLVYDHKSLEAISDHFMNLLIRVMDNPEMSLNQINFLSDEEMDELLCHFNDTKTDYPHDQTIHGLFEQQVREHPDRIAIAQEEESLTYQELNERANQVAHYLRKKGIARDQFVGIMADRSIQTVIALLGVLKAGGAYVPIDPEYPEERQQYILADSGVSLLLTRSTYAVPAEFTGGRVNLEAVIGGAEPVTDPDPVNDARDLAYMIYTSGSTGQPKGVMIEHQGVCNFTLVAEPYGIVPGGHVLQFASFSFDASVGEIFPTLLTGATLHMASKELLLSGAGFVAWLRERKIQSMLLPPSVLRALPLEPLPDLKVVITAGESCSPDLVKQWGSGRSFINAYGPTEATVGSTLGVCEPGTDRLTIGTPIANKQVLILSEDGHLQPVGVAGELCIAGVGLARGYWQREELTLEKFVPHPFAHGEKMYRTGDLARWLPDGSIEFLGRIDDQVKVRGYRIELGEIEACLLEHEVVTEAVVTAVRDDQGQTQLCAYLLTEGEWTVSDLRKHAGRSLPDYMIPAYFVELEELPLTPNGKVDKKALPEPNVEARARTVYAAPTNTTEQALAEVWQEVLRVSQIGIHDNFFELGGDSIKAIQIAARLHRYELKLDIHHLFNHPTIAELASHVQQKQVVEEQGIVEGDAMLAPIQQWFFESGQAEPHHFNQESTLFSPEGWDPETVRRVFLKLTEHHDALRIVFDMSEGAILQRNRGCEDGQAFTLDVFDCKDDRGTNESLIESHAAGLQSGMGLEQGPLVKLGIFQTDQGDYLLIIIHHLVVDGVSWRILLEDFHTLYQQAVQGQQLVLPPKTAPYITWVKNLSRYANSETFLEEMSYWKEIEQMSIKKLPTAAPTKKVYQLQDCDFVMMSLSEEATQQLLTTSHRAYRTEINDLLLTALGLAVKEWTKEDLIAIHLEGHGREVMSETLDITRTVGWFTSMYPVILQLKSFDYPTEIKWIKETLRNIPNKGMGFGILKYMTDESLKRSVPFQIEPEISFNYLGVFEDQNDEDASTIPTGPSVSPHYHDTHLLAFNGMVSGNQLRMNCRFDATILDRSTVQFVMDRFKYYLLALIEHCSSKETVEFTPNDFTQKDMTQEQLDSLLEDLLEDIADL